Genomic DNA from Thermodesulfobacteriota bacterium:
GGGTCTCGTGGTCGATCTCGGCCTGCACCAGCGCGGTGTGGCCGTCCTCGATCTCCAGGAAGCGCCGGAACAGGGCGGCCGCCTCGGGCTCCTCCACGGCGTCCACGAGCTTCCGGTAGAAGGCGCTCACCTGGTGCTCCAGCTCCAGGGCCCGGTAGAGGTGCTCCCGGGGTGAGGGGCCGCCCGTCGCGGGGCGCCGGGCGCCGAGAGATTCCTTGCCTCGCGCGAGCCAACCCCGCCGGGGCACCGCCGTCGCGAGCTCGGTTTTCCCCACTCGCCCGGTCTCCCGCCACCGGGAGAGCTTGGCCTCCAGGTAGTCCACGTGCCCCTGCTCCTCCCGGGCCATGAGCTCGAAGAACCCCCGGGCTTCGGGGCTGGCGGCCTGCCCCGCACACGTGCGAAAGTGGTCCCTCACCCGGTGCTCGTACTCCAGCGAGGTGACGAGGGCTTCTTCGATGGTCATGGGGAACCTCCGAGGCAGAGGTTGGGGGGCAGGAAACAGGCGTGGGTGCCCCGCCCCCGGAGCTTCCGGGTCCAGCGGGGGGCCGCAGCCGGAGGCCCAGTGTAGCAGACCGGGGAGCTGCCGGAAGAGCGCTCCCCGGGCTCTTCACCGGCGGCGCGGCGGCTTGGTCCGCCAGCGGGGGGTTCCCGCGTGAGCGGCCCCCCTGCCGGCGATCTGGACCTGGAGCGCTTTCGCTTCCGGGGTCTCCACCCCCAGATCCACCTCGGCACGGCCAGCGACCGATACGCGGGCTGGCTCGGCCAGATCTACGACCCCGAGCGCTTTGCCCACCGGGTGACCCGTCGGACCAAGAGCCTGGGCGGGAGGAAATTCGTCGAAGAGGTGCTGCCGGTGGAGTGCGTGGGGGAGTACTTCGAGCACTTTCCCGTGCTGGAGCTCGACTACACGTTCTACGGGCCCCTCCTGGACCCTGCCGGCAAGCCCACGGGCATCTACCGCACCCTGCTGGCCTACCGCGGGCAGCTCCCGGAGGGAGCCCGGCTGCTGCTCAAGGCGCCCCAGGCGGTCACGGCACACGTGCTCCGGCGGGGCGGCGCCGTCGTCCCCAACCCCGAGTACTTGAACCCGGAGCTCTTCGCCCACCGCTTCCTCCGGCCGGCGGCCGAGCTCCTGGGGCCCGCTCTGGCCGGGGTGATCCTGGAGCAGGAGTACCGGCGCAAGGACGAGCGGGAAGCGCCCGAGCGGGCGGCCGAGGAGTGGGGCCGTTTCTTCGCGGCCGTGCCTGCCTGCGGCCTCTACCACCTGGAGCTGCGCACCGAGGCGTACCTGGCCCCGCCGCTCTTCCAGGTGCTGGAGCACCATGGTGTAGGGCAGGTGCTCTCCCACTGGACCTGGCTCCCGCCGCTCCTGCGACAGTTCGAGCTGGGGGAGGGGAAGTTCCGCAACGGGTCCGGGGAAGCCGTGGTGCGGCTCATGACCCCTCGGAACGTGCGCTACGAAGATGCCTACGCGGCGGCCCATCCCTTCGACCGCCTGGTGCCGGGGATGCTCGACCCGGGCATGGTGGGGGACGCGGCCACCCTGATGCACGAGGCGGCGGGGCGGGGGCAGCGCCTCCATGTGATCGTCAACAACCGGGCAGGCGGCAACGCCCCCCTCATCGCCCGGGCCCTGGCCCGGGAGTTCCTGGCGCGCAGCGGGGCGCAGGGCGCGCAGAGCTGACGAGGCTCCACCTCGGCCCGCCGGCCGCGGGACCGCTCCTTTCGCTCCGGATCCATCGAAATCGAGATCGATCGGGAGCCCCCGAGCTCAAGCGGCTTCCCCTCCCGGCCGATACGCACCCCAACACTCCATGGAGGGAGGAACACCCATGCTCGCCCACGCCGCCGGCTCCTGCTGCCGACCCGTCCACCCCCTCTCCCGGGAGACCGTATCCCTTCGGGAGACGAGTCTTTCCAGCGCCGAGAGCCTCAAGCTCTCCTTTACCGACGAGGCGGGCCGTTCCTTCGACCTCTCGCTGGAGCGCCGCACGAGCGCCTACTCCCTCACCTACGACCGGCGGGGCGGGCTCCAGCCGGAGGCGGGCCAGGGCAGGGGCCTTGCCCTGGGCCACCGCAAGGAGGCCCGCAGCGAGGCCCTGGAGCTGCGCCGGGCGTTTCGGGAAATGGACTTGGCCGTGGCGGGCTTCCAGAAGCTCCTCCACCGCTTCCTCCAGGCCGTGGACCCGGGCTATGCCCGCCACTACCGCTCCTTCGACCCGGTGGCGGCCCGGTTGGGAGTCGTGGAGCACGAGTACGCGGAGTTCCTCTCGGTGCATCAGTCGGTGACGGTGACCCTCTCCATGCCGGCGGACACCCCGGCGGACTACTGGTCGGTGGAGGCCACCGCGGGACGGCTCCGGGACTTCGCGGTGAGCCTGTTTGGCGGGGGAGACCGCGCCTTCCACGCGGCGGAGATGGCCCGGGGGATGGAGACCGGGCTGCGCCAGGCTCAGCAGGCCTTCGGCGGAGCTCTCCCCGAGATCTCGCGCCAGACCGTGGACCTGGCCAAGGAGTGGGTGGCCCAGTGGGCTGCCGAGGCCGTTGCGGAGGCGCCGGAGTTGGACCTGGTCGCATAGCTTCACCGTAGCACGAGCCCGTCGGCCTGGCGCACGCTCCCCAACCGCCTGCCCATCCCCCGCCCGCCGTTTCACAAGCCCCAAAGATTTGTTTTTCTTGAGCTTATCGCGCACTTCGGGCACAACTCCCGTGTCGAGTCCGCTTGTCATCCCCGGAGGCGGATGGTATGTTCGGGCGCTTTTCGAGCCCAGGGAGTCTGTCTCGAACGAGGAGGAATCATGCCCAGGAAGCGGATACTTCCCACGATCGACGCCGTCTACGACGAGAACGGAGTGGCTTTTCTCTGCGACGGCGAGCCCATCGAGGACATGGAGTTCAGCTGGGAAGACCTCTCCGACCCGGAGCTCGTGACCGAGGTGGCCGAGGAGCTCGCCGAGTACATCGACAGCGATGAGCTCGAAGACGTCGACAACCCGGTGCGCGCGGTGATGCGGGGCATCCGGCAGTTGCGCACGTCGAAGGTTGCGCGCAAGGCCGAAGAGGAAGAGCGCGAAGAGGCAGACGACGAGGGCGACCTGCACGAGGATTACGAAGAGGACGACGACGACGAGTAGCG
This window encodes:
- a CDS encoding ferritin family protein gives rise to the protein MTIEEALVTSLEYEHRVRDHFRTCAGQAASPEARGFFELMAREEQGHVDYLEAKLSRWRETGRVGKTELATAVPRRGWLARGKESLGARRPATGGPSPREHLYRALELEHQVSAFYRKLVDAVEEPEAAALFRRFLEIEDGHTALVQAEIDHETHTGVFFGVQEFTLDGE
- a CDS encoding DUF72 domain-containing protein is translated as MSGPPAGDLDLERFRFRGLHPQIHLGTASDRYAGWLGQIYDPERFAHRVTRRTKSLGGRKFVEEVLPVECVGEYFEHFPVLELDYTFYGPLLDPAGKPTGIYRTLLAYRGQLPEGARLLLKAPQAVTAHVLRRGGAVVPNPEYLNPELFAHRFLRPAAELLGPALAGVILEQEYRRKDEREAPERAAEEWGRFFAAVPACGLYHLELRTEAYLAPPLFQVLEHHGVGQVLSHWTWLPPLLRQFELGEGKFRNGSGEAVVRLMTPRNVRYEDAYAAAHPFDRLVPGMLDPGMVGDAATLMHEAAGRGQRLHVIVNNRAGGNAPLIARALAREFLARSGAQGAQS